From a region of the Sesamum indicum cultivar Zhongzhi No. 13 linkage group LG3, S_indicum_v1.0, whole genome shotgun sequence genome:
- the LOC105156872 gene encoding ESCRT-related protein CHMP1B-like encodes MGITEKLMQQIMDLKLTSKILQRQARKCEKEEKAEKLKVKKAIEKGNMDGARIHAENSIRKRNEQMNYLRLASRLDAVVARLDTQAKLTAISKSMGSIVKSLESSVDTGNLQKISETMDQFVRQFVNMEVQAEFMESSMAGSTSLSTPECEVNSLMQQVADDYGLEVSVALPQPAAHAVSVKNSEKVDMNAFPRTMGTNTSEIFTFFYRV; translated from the coding sequence ATGGGAATCACCGAGAAGCTGATGCAGCAGATCATGGATCTGAAATTAACCTCGAAGATCCTGCAGCGTCAGGCTCGCAAGTGCGAGAAGGAGGAGAAGGCGGAGAAGTTGAAGGTGAAGAAAGCGATCGAGAAAGGTAACATGGACGGAGCGCGGATCCACGCTGAGAACTCCATACGCAAGCGCAACGAGCAGATGAACTATCTCCGCCTCGCGTCGCGGCTCGACGCTGTGGTAGCGCGTCTCGACACGCAGGCGAAGCTGACCGCGATCAGCAAGTCAATGGGGAGCATCGTCAAATCGCTCGAATCGTCGGTCGACACTGGGAACTTGCAGAAGATTTCGGAGACGATGGACCAGTTTGTGAGGCAGTTCGTCAACATGGAAGTTCAGGCCGAGTTTATGGAGAGTTCTATGGCTGGAAGCACTTCTCTCTCCACTCCTGAATGCGAGGTCAACAGCCTTATGCAGCAGGTGGCTGACGATTACGGCCTGGAGGTGTCTGTGGCTCTGCCCCAGCCCGCGGCTCATGCAGTGTCCGTGAAGAACAGTGAGAAGGTCGATATGAATGCTTTTCCACGCACCATGGGAACAAACACATCAGAGATATTCACATTTTTCTATAGAGTATAG
- the LOC105156875 gene encoding pectinesterase-like, with amino-acid sequence MAAKAAVAGLAAILVVAMVVAVAVGVTKRESESGSISAGSTKAVQNICAPTDYQDTCEQSLSNANTTDPKELIKAAFEFTEKNIGDVIKNSPLFKEAANDDGTKQALAICQEVLDTAIDDLKRSFDKVGEFDALKANEYLEDLKTWLSAVITNHETCIDAFENTTGDTGEKMKNVLQTARQMSSNGLAMVSNMSSIFTSLQVGSSASRKLLSEEEADLFISMKQRSLMGLQPNAVVAQDGSGQFKTISAAIASVPQKNNQPFVIHVKAGVYKEYVEIPKKVNKIVLIGDGPLKTRISGRKNYAEGVKTYHTATVSVNADEFFAKDIGFENTAGPQGHQAVALRVSGDRAIFHNVHIDGYQDTLYAHTYRQYYRDCSISGTIDFIFGDAQALFQNCKFVVRKPGPNQACMVTAQGRVERHSLGATVIQNGDFVAEPALLQAAPPVKVYLGRPWKQLSRTIIMQSNIGGFVLPEGWSVWDGNFALNTLYYAEYQNRGPGSDTKNRVQWPGIQHFSPQMAESWTGAKMYQGDEWIRNSGVPYVPTMMKV; translated from the exons ATGGCTGCAAAAGCAGCGGTTGCCGGGCTCGCTGCCATCCTCGTGGTGGCTATGGTTGTCGCTGTGGCAGTTGGTGTTACAAAGAGAGAAAGTGAATCAGGCTCCATCAGTGCCGGCTCTACCAAGGCCGTGCAGAACATTTGCGCCCCCACTGACTACCAAGACACTTGTGAACAGAGCCTTTCGAATGCTAACACCACAGACCCGAAGGAGCTGATTAAGGCCGCATTTGAATTTACCGAGAAAAATATAGGCGACGTGATCAAGAACTCGCCTCTGTTCAAAGAAGCAGCAAATGATGATGGCACCAAACAAGCATTGGCGATCTGCCAAGAAGTGCTTGACACAGCCATTGATGATCTCAAGAGGTCATTCGACAAGGTTGGTGAATTCGACGCCTTGAAGGCCAATGAGTACCTTGAGGACCTCAAGACGTGGCTTAGTGCTGTAATCACGAACCATGAAACTTGCATTGATGCCTTTGAGAACACCACAG gCGACACTGGGGAAAAGATGAAGAACGTGCTGCAAACTGCCAGGCAGATGTCGAGCAATGGCCTTGCCATGGTATCCAATATGTCATCAATCTTTACGTCGTTACAGGTGGGGAGCTCTGCCAGCCGGAAGCTTCTCTCCGAGGAAGAAGCCGACCTATTCATATCCATGAAACAAAGGAGTCTCATGGGGTTGCAGCCCAATGCCGTGGTGGCCCAAGATGGAAGCGGGCAGTTCAAGACCATTAGCGCCGCCATTGCATCTGTGCCTCAGAAGAATAACCAACCGTTCGTGATTCATGTGAAGGCTGGTGTGTACAAGGAGTATGTCGAAATCCCCAAGAAGGTGaacaaaattgtattaatcGGAGATGGTCCATTGAAGACAAGAATTAGTGGGAGAAAGAACTATGCTGAAGGTGTTAAGACCTACCACACTGCCACTGTTT CTGTTAATGCTGACGAATTCTTCGCAAAGGACATCGGATTTGAAAACACAGCCGGTCCCCAGGGACACCAAGCCGTGGCCCTACGCGTCTCTGGCGATCGTGCCATCTTCCACAATGTCCACATTGACGGCTATCAGGACACTCTCTACGCTCACACCTACCGCCAGTACTATCGCGACTGCTCCATCTCGGGCACCATCGACTTCATCTTCGGCGACGCCCAAGCCCTTTTCCAGAACTGCAAATTCGTGGTGCGGAAGCCAGGGCCCAACCAGGCCTGCATGGTCACCGCCCAAGGCCGCGTCGAGCGCCACAGTCTGGGCGCCACGGTTATCCAGAATGGCGATTTCGTGGCTGAGCCAGCATTGCTTCAGGCTGCACCACCCGTTAAGGTTTACCTTGGCCGCCCATGGAAGCAGCTCTCAAGGACCATTATCATGCAATCCAACATTGGCGGGTTCGTTTTACCTGAAGGTTGGTCGGTATGGGACGGAAATTTCGCTCTGAACACACTGTACTATGCAGAGTACCAGAACCGCGGGCCAGGGTCGGATACGAAGAACCGGGTGCAGTGGCCGGGGATCCAACACTTCAGTCCACAAATGGCTGAGAGCTGGACGGGAGCGAAAATGTATCAAGGGGATGAGTGGATTAGGAACTCTGGGGTTCCATACGTACCTACCATGATGAAAGTCTAA